The DNA window TCCGAGGAAGAACCCGGCGAGCACGAAGATGGTGTTCCAGATGCCACTGCCGGCCAGGGTCAGGAGGGCGAAGCGCAGGACCGGCATCCGTTCGACGCCCGCGGGGATGGAGATGAGGCTCCGGAAGATCGGCAGCATGCGCCCGAAGAACACCGCCTTCGAGCCGTGCTTCTGGAACCAGGCCTCCACCCGGTCGACGTCCTCGACGTGGACGAGGGGGACGCGCGCGACGAGGCGACGCATGCGGTCCCGCCCGAGGACGGCGCCGATCGCGTAGAGGGCGAGCGCTCCGACCACCGAGCCCGCGGTCGTCCAGACGAGGACTTCGACGAGACCGAGTTTGCCCTGGCTGGCGGCGAATCCGGCGAGCGGCAGGATGATCTCGCTCGGCAGCGGGGGGAACAGGTTCTCGAGCGCGATCGCGAGCGCGGCGCCCGGACCGCCGAGGGTCTCCATGAGTCCGACCGCCCATTCGGCGACGCCTCCGAGGGCGCTGTCGCCTCCGGTCGAGGCGGTGGACAGGCTGATCGTGGCGGCGGTGGACGTCGTCATCCCACCGACGCTACGCGACACCTGGTCGCCATCCCTGGGAACCTCCGCTCAATCGCCCACCTGTCGGTTCCACCGGACCGGCCCGTTCTCAGGACCTCGCCGGCGTGGCGGACCCTGCCACGGGCGACACGCCCAGGGTCTCCTGAGAAAGGAAACCGATAGCGTTGGGGCATGCGCATCGCCACCTGGAACGTCAACTCGATCCGTACCCGCGTCGGCCGCGTGGTCGACTGGCTCGTCCGCGAGGACGTCGACGTCCTCGCGATGCAAGAGCTCAAGTGCAAGCCCGAGCAGTTCCCGATGGAGGCCTTCACCAAGGCCGGCTACCAGGTGGAGCTGCACGGACTCAGCCAGTGGAACGGCGTCGGCATCGCCAGCCGCCTCCCGATGGAGGACGTGCAGATCGGGTTCCCCGACATGCCCGGCTTCGGCAAGCCACCGGCGAGCCTCGCCCTCGACGGCCCTGGCTTCGACGCCGACGGACTCCCACTCGAAGCGCGCGCGATCGGGGCCACCGTCGACGGCGTCCGTCTCTGGAGTCTGTACGTCCCGAACGGGCGCGCAGTCGGCGATCCCCACTACGACTACAAGCTGCGCTGGCTCGCCGCCCTCGAGGCCGACACCCGCACCTGGCTCGCCGAGAACCCCGAGCTGCCCCTGGCCCTCATGGGCGACTGGAACGTCGCACCGCTCGACTCCGACGTCGGCGACCCGAGCTTCGGGCCCGGCTCCACACACATCACCGCACCCGAACGGGCCGCCCTCGCCGCCTTCGTCGACGCCGGCCTGCAGGACACCGTTCGGCCGTTCGTCCCCGAGGGGTACACCTTCTGGGACTACAAGCAGCTCCGGTTCCCGCGGAACGAGGGTCTCCGGATCGACTTCATCTACGGCTCGCAGGCCTTCGCAGACCACGTCGTCGAAGCGTCGATCCACCGCAACGAGCGCAAGGGCGACAGCCCGAGCGACCACGTGCCCGTCGTCGTCGACCTCGACTTCTCGCTCACCGACGAGGAGAACGACGACGCACCGATGATCTTCGGCTGAGCCACCCTCGGCTGAGCGACCGCGACCCGACGGGTCAGTCGACCATGACCCGGCGACGCCGGGTGAGGACGAGCGCCAACGCCCCGAGGCCGACCACGCCGGCGCCGATCACCGCCGGCAGCGCCGCGGCGACACCGGTGTCGGGCAACCGGGGCGCGGCACCCGCGGCCGGCTCGGCCATGACGACGCCGTCCGCGACCGTGACCTGACGCTGCAGGCTGTTCAGCCCCGTCGCCGGATCCCAGGTGCCGACGTTCGCCGTCTGCACCGCGTACCGGGAGTCGGCCGCGATCGTCTCGTGCGTGGCCGGGAGGGCGAGGGCGGTGTCGTACCGGCCGGCCGGCACGTCGGCGAGCGACGCCTGCAGCGTCACCGGCTCGCCGGCGGCCCAGGTGCGGGCATCAGAACCGAAGGGCACCTGCACGGCGCGCTCGGCGTTCGACAGGACGAGGTACGCGGGACGGCTGTTGTAGGGCGCGGCCCAACCGTCGTTGCGGATCGTGAGCGACAGGGTGCCCTCGGCGACCGAACTCCCCGTCATGACGAACCGGTACCCGAGACGCTTCGCGGTCGTGTCGAGGTTCTCCTGGCCCCACGACTGCAGGACGTCCTGCAGGTAGTCCCAGTTGAGGTAGCTGAAGTTGTACCGCTCCATCTCCGCCGAGGCGGTCTCCCACTCGGAGCGCGGCGGGTTCACGTTGCAGGTCTCGCCGCCGACGGGCACCCAGTCGCTCTCCTGGGCGAGGTAGTCCTGGTCGAGGGTCAGCGGGTCGGAGAGGTAGGTGCCCCAGTCGTCGGGCGCGGCGAGGAAGCAGTCGTTGTGGTGACCGATGCGCGCGATGGCGCTGCCGTCGAACGCCTGCGCCTCGGTGATCGCCCCCTCGGTGCCGCTCGGGACCCCCAGGATGTTCTGTTTCATGCTCATCGTCCGCACCTGGATGGACCGGTCGGCCGGAACCGCCTCGAGCAGTGCGTCGACGACGGCACGCCGCTTCGCCCAGTCCTCGGCCGTGAGCACGCCCGGGTTCGCCGGATCGGCCGCGAAGTGGTCGGTGTAGTAGCCCTCACCCCAGAGCCCGACGAAGCCGGCCTGGACGACGGAGATGACGTCGGCGTTGTCCTGGAAGATCGGCGTCAGCTGCTCGATGTGCCCGAGCACGATGTCGAGCGGTGCGTCACCGTAGGGCGGCGTGTAGGGCCAGTCCCCGCCGGCCAGGTAGGCGAAGCGCGGGATGATCGAGATGCCCGCCTCGCGGGCGGCGTCGAAGTCCGCCTGGACGAGCGCGAGCCAGGCCGGGTCGAGCGTCGGCTCGGCGACGAACCGCTCCAGGTAGAACACGCGGACGAGCTCGGTGATGCCCTCCTCGCGGTAGGCGGCGAGCGTCGGGACGTCGAGCGGCGTGTAGCCCGGGCCGCCGGCCGTCCCCTCCGGGTAGTAGTGGGTGTTGTTCGTGTGGTCGAAGCCGCGCTCCGGGTTCGCGATGATCGCGTCACTCGGCTCGTAGACGACGGTGTCGGCGGGTGTCGGGGCGGGCGCCTGCGCCGCTGCACTCAGCGGGGTGGCCACGGCGAGCCCGCAGGCGGCGAGGACGGCGAGGAGACGGAGACGACGGTTCACAGGAACTCCAACGGGATCCGGTGGTGCACGGAAGAGGTTGCCCACATCCTGCAGAACCGGATCCCGTCGTGCAAGGGAATGCTCGGAACCGGCTCCAAGTGATCACTATCGCTTAGCGCTTCACCGCGGATCGCCGACCGACCCTCGCTCGTGCATGCCCCTAGGAGCGTGGTGCGCCACCGCGCTTCCGCTTGTTGGCGTCGATCGCAGGCCGCTCGGCGACCACGGGCCAGGTGCCCGTGTGCCCCTCCCGGGCCTTCGCCGCCGCCAGGATCCTCGGCTTCGCGGCGAACCACCCGACGATGAGCATCGGGATGAGGATGATGAGGGAGGCGAGCACCCACCGCCCGGTCTCCGAGAAGCCCATCGTGACGAGGACGAACGCCAGGAAGGCCAGCGTCAGGTAGGACGTGAACGGCGCGCCGAACAAGCGGAACGACGGCCGCTCGACCTTGCCCTGCTTCGCCCACCGCTGCAACTGGATCTGGCAGAGGATGATCGTCGCCCAGCCGCCGATGATGCCGATGGCCGAGATCTCGAGCACGATCTCGAACGCCTTCGACGGGTACAGGGCGTTCAGGAGGACGCCGAGCAGCGTGAGCGCCGCCGTCAGCAGGATGCCGCCGAACGGTACGCCGTTCTTGCTCATCTTCCCGGTGAACGCGGGCGCGGAGCCGTTGACGGCCATCGAGCGGAGGATACGACCGGTGGAGTAGAGGCCGGCGTTGAGGCTCGACAGGGCCGCCGTGAGGACGACGAAGTTCATGACCGAGGCCGAGATCGCGCCGGCCTGCTCGGAACCGATGTGCGAGAAGAAGGTGACGAACGGGCTCTCACCGGCCTGGTAGGCGGTGTACGGCAGGAGGAGCGACAGCAGCAGGACGGATCCGACGTAGAAGATCGCGATGCGGAAGATGACCGTGTTGACGGCCTTCGGCATGATCTTCTTCGGCTCGGCCGTCTCGCCCGCGGCGGTCCCGACGAGCTCGATCGCGGCGTACGCGAACACCACCCCGGAGATCGCGATCATCGGCGCGAACGCCCCGACGGGGAAGAGCCCGCCGTTGTCGCCGATCACCGAGAAGCCGACGGCACCGATGTCGGTGCGACCGCCGAAGACGATGAAGCAGACGCCCACGATGAGGAAGACGACGAGCGCCGACACCTTGATGAGCGCGAACCAGAACTCCATCTCACCGAACAGCTTCACGGAGACGAGGTTGAGCGCGAGCACGATGACGAGGGCTCCGAGCGCGAACACCCACTGCGGGAAGTCCTCGAGCTCCTTCCACCCGAAGAGCTTGCCGAAGGTCTTGATGTAGAGCGCGGCGGCGGTGACGTCGACGATCGAGGTCATGGCCCAGTTGAGGAAGTACAACCAGCCGGCGCCGAACGCCATCTTCTCGCCGTAGAACTCCCGGGCGTAGGAGATGAACGAGCCGGACGACGGGCGGTGCAGGACGAGCTCACCGAGCGCGCGCAGGATGAGGAACGCGAAGAAGCCGCAGAGTGCGTAGACGAGGATGAGCGCGGGGCCCGAGCTGTTCAGCCGACCACCGGCTCCGAGGAAGAGTCCCGTACCGATCGCACCACCGATGGCGATCATCTGGATCTGGCGCGGCTTGAGCGTCTTGTGGTACCCCTGCTCCTCGCTCGAGAAGTCCTGGACAGCGAGCATCTCGTCGCCGATCGTCTCGCGGGATTCGGCCCGATCGCCTGCGCGTTCGTGCCTGGGTGTCGTGCCGTCGGTCATGTCGTTCTCCTCGAATCACGGGCCGTTCGGGCTGCCGCCCATCGAGACGTCGGCTGGTATATCTCGAAGGCGCCCGCCCCACGTTAGTCGGGAACGTTCGCTTTTTTCGGCCACAGGTGTCCGTTCTTCTGAGGACATCGGATGGCGCGCGGCGCCGCTCGATCAGGCGAGGAGGGCCGCCACGACGACGAGGACCGGGACCGAGAGGATGGTCGTCAACAGCACCGTGTCGCGGGCGAGTGCGACCCCCTGCTCGTACCGACTGGCGAAGTTGTAGACGTTCTGAGCGGCCGGCAACGCGGCGAGCACGACCGAGGCGAACAGCGGCGTGCCGCTCAGCCCGAAGCCGAAGTGGGCGATGAGGTACGCGAACCCGGGCATCACGACGGCCTTGATCGCCGTCGCCACGAAGATCTCCCGGCGCCCACTGCCCGCCTGGAGCGGACGCATGCCGTGCAAGGACATGCCGAAGGCCATGAGGATGAGCGGGACGGCGGCACCACCGACGAGCTCGAACGGCGCCAGGACCGGCTCGGGGAGCCGCACCCCGAACAGGTTGAGCACCACCCCGATGATCGACGCGATGATCATCGGATTGCGGAAGGGTTGCGTGACGATGCCGCGGAAGGACACCGAACCGCGCTGTCTGACGTCGAGGATCGTGAGGGCGATCGGCGCGAAGACGAGGAGTTGCAGCAGGATGACCGGCGCGACGTACCCGGCCTCGCCGAGGACGTAGACCGCGACCGGGATGCCGATGTTGTTGGCGTTCACGTAGCCCGAACCGAGCGCGCCGATGGTCGCGACCGAGAGGTCCTTCCGGAGCCACACCGCGTTGAGCAGGAGGAAGAGGCCTGCGGCCACAAGCGCACTGGCGAGCGCGACCCAGATGAAGCTGCTGAACACCTCGCGCAGATCGGCCGAGACGAGGACGGTGAACAGCAGCGCGGGGTTGGTGACGAAGAACGCGACCCGGTTGAGGACGTGCCCGGTGGTCGGGCCTCCGACGCCGAAACGTCCCGCGAGGTAGCCGACGAGGATGACGGTGCCGATGATCGCGAACCCCGTCAACACTCCACCCATGCCTCCCAGCCTAGGCGCAGGGTGGTATCCCGCTCGGTGAGGCGACGGTTGTGGGCGGGCCTCCGGCCGTGGAGAATCTGGACAGGAGCCGCGACACCACCACGGCCCCACCGAACGCTCCCACCAGGAGCCCGCACCAATCACCCACGAGGAGATCCGACGATGACGTCATTCGACCCTGCCGCGTCCGGCGACGCGATGCACAGCACCACCCTCCCCCATGAACGGCTGTCGATCACGCACGGTCCGCGTTCCGGCCTCACGATCAGCGTCGCCCTCCACTCCACCGCGCTCGGTCCGGCACTCGGCGGCGCGCGGCTCTGGCGGTATCCGAGCTGGGTCGACGCCGTGGACGACTCGCTCCGACTCGCGGCCGGGATGACGATGAAGAACGCGGCGGCCGGTCTCGCCCACGGCGGCGGCAAGTCGGTGATCCACCTCCCACCGGGCCGCACCCTGGACGCCGAGGAACGACGCGACGCGATGCTCGACCTCGGCGACGCGGTCGAAGCCCTCGACGGGCGGTACCGGACCGCGGAGGACGTCGGCACGACGGCGGAGGACATGGCGGTCGTCTCGGAGCGGACCGCCCACGTGAGCGGCCTGCCGGCGGATCGGGGCGGCGTCGGAGAACCGAGCGAGGCGACCGCGGCCGGGGTGCACGCGGCCATCACCGCGACGCTCGAGACGGTCCTCGGCACGCCGCTCGTGGCCGGGCACCGGGCGACGATCTCCGGCCTCGGCCAGGTCGGCGGTCGGCTGGCACGTCGGCTCGCGGTGGAGGGTGCGCGGCTCATCGTCACCGACGTCGACCCGCGCAAACGCGCGCTCGCGGAGGAGATCGGCGCCAGCTGGATCGAACCGGGCGACGAGCACCTCGTCGAGACCGATCTGTTCGTCCCCTGCGGCGTGGGCGGTGCCCTCAATGCGCGGGTCATCGGTCAGCTGCGCTGCCGCGCCGTCGTCGGTGCGGCCAACAACCAGCTCGCCACGAGGGCCGACGCGCTCGCCCTGGAGGAGCGCGGGATCCTCTGGGCTCCGGACTTCGTCGCCAACGCCGGCGGGGTGATCTACCTCGCGATGGCGTCGGAGCCGGGCGCCGACACGGCGGCGATCGAGCAGCGGGTGTCGGCGATCGGCCGGACGGTGCAGGCGGTCTACCGCGATGCCGCCGCCACGGGCGTCACCACGCTCGTCGCCGCCGAACGGCTGGCGATGTCGCGGATCGACGCGGCCACCGGGGCCCTCGCGGCGGTGTGACCACGGACCGCGGCCCGCTCACCCGATGAGGGGTGAGCGGGCCGCGGATCGCCCAGCGAGGGGCGGTGGCACCGGGGTGCGTCAGAGCTTGACGACCATCTTCCCCGTGTTCGCGCCGCGCATGAGCGCCAGGAACGCGTCGAGCGTGTGGTCGAGGCCCTCGTAGACGGTCTCGTCGAAGACGACCTCGCCGCGCTGCAGCCATCCGGCCATCTCGGCGGAGAACGCCGGGAAGTGCTGCGTGTAGTTGCCGACCGTGAAGCCGGTGAGGGTGAGGCCGCGGGTGACGATGTTCGCCAGGTTGCGGGGGCCCTCGGGACGGTCGGTCTCGTTGATCTGCGAGATGACCCCGCAGAGCGCGGCGCGTCCGCCGTCGCTGAAGGCGTCGATCGCCGCTTCGAGGTGCTCGCCACCCACGTTGTCGAAGTAGACGTCGATGCCCTCGGGTGCGGCGGCGGCCAGCTGCTCCGTGACCGGACCGTCCTTGTAGTTGAAGGCCGCGTCGTAGCCGTACTTCTCGGTGAGCAGCGCGACCTTCTCGGCCGTGCCCGCGGAACCGATCACGCGCTTCGCGCCCTTCAGACGGGCGATCTGACCGACCATGGTGCCGACGGCGCCGGCCGCACCGGAGACGAACACGGTGTCACCCTCGCGGAACTTCGCCACCTCGAGGAGGCCGACGTAGGCGGTGAGGGCGGTCATCCCGAGGACACCGAGGTAGGCGGACAGCGGGACGCCCGGCAGCTCGGGGACGACACGGAAGCCACTCGCGTCCTCCTGGACGAGGTCGCGCCACCCGAACTGGTGCAGGACGACGTCACCCGCGGAGAACCCCTCGGCGGCGGACTCGACGACGCGGCCGATGGCTCCGCCCGTCATGGTCTCGCCGAGCTGGTACGGCGCGACGTAGGAGCGGGCGTCGTTCATCCGGCCACGCATGTAGGGGTCGACGGACAGGAACAGGTTCTGGACCCGCAGCTGGCCCGGCGCGAGCTCGGGGAACTCGACGGAGACGGTGCGGAAGTCGGACTCGGTCGGCCAGCCCTCCGGTCGTGAGACGAGCTGGATCTGGGTGCTGAGCGCGGAGGTGTTCACGTGGTGCCTTTCCTTGGTGCGGTGATTCGGTTGGAGCTCGCAGCACGACGTCGGGTTGCGGACGGGGTGTCGCCGATGGGCGACGCGGTCGGTCGGACCGGGGTCAGAGGGCGAGGGCGATGCCGAGCGCGATGAGCCCGAGCAGCGGGGGCAGGCCCTGGACGACGGCCGGACGGGCCTTCGTGCGGTCGGAGGTGATGAGGACGAGCGAGGCCAGCAGCATCGAACCGGCTGAGGCGAAGACGAGGGCGGCGCCGATCCCGGTCGAGCCGGTGATGAGGAACACGATGCCGACGATCGTGCCGATGGCGAGGAAGAGGTTGTAGAAGCCCTGGTTGTAGGCCATCCCCCGCGTCGTCTCGGCCTCCAGCTCGGAGGTGCCGAAGGTCTTGCGGGTGGAGGGCTCGGTCCAGCGCAGGGACTCGAGGACGAAGATGTAGACGTGCACGAGCGCGGCGATGCCGACGAGGATGAGACTGACGACGAGCATGGACGGGCCTTCCGAGAGGTCGGGATCGAGTCACTCGGAGTGAGGGACTATCTGTACCGATAGGTCTACTATAATAGTAGAACGCTCGGTCCACAACCCCGTCCGCATCGTGGACGGCCGAGCCATGAGGAGGCCGTCCATGGGACGCACGCAGGAGTTCGACACCGTCGCCGTCGTGCAGGCGGCGCGTGACGTGTTCTGGGATCACGGGTTCGAGGCGACCTCCCTCGCCGATCTCGAGGCCGCCACCGGACTGCGTCGATCGAGCCTGTACCACGCCTTCGAGAGCAAGCGCGGACTCTTCGACGCCGCCGTCCAGGACTACCTCGACACGGTCATCCGACCTCGGCTCGCCGTCCTCGCCCGGGCGGACGACGGGCGCGCCGGACTGGCCGCCTACTTCTCCGGGGTGCAGCACGTGATCGCGACCCTGCCGGACGACTCCCCCCGCCGCGGCTGCCTCCTCCTCAACAGCGCGGCGGGCCTCGCCGCCCACGACGACGCCCTGCGCGAAGTCGTCGACGGCTACCGGGCCGAGCTCACCGCGGCGGTCTCGGACGCGCTCGCCCTCGCCCGGCCCGACGCGGATGCGGCCGAACTCGCCGCCGAGGCACGCCAGCTCACCTCGCTCTCGGTCAGCGCCCTCCTGCTCGCGAGGGTCAACCGGGACGAGGCCGTCGCGATCCTCGACGTCGCGGTCTCGCAGGTCGCGCGCTGGTAGTCGGCGCCGACTCCGGGCGGTCCAGGGTGACACGCGCGCGTGCGAATGTGACGCCCTGTTGCGGCGGCCGAGAGGGGCTGGCCGGGCTCCCGTAGCATGGCGGGCACCCCACCCCTGGAGCCATCGACCCATGACGAACGCCGCCCGCAGCCCGCTCGCCGGGAGCAGCTCCACCGCCGCCCGCGCGGCGGGATCCGGAGCCGCAGCCGTGGAGACCCGCGCCTCCGCGGTCGCCTTCGAGGCCGTGGGACGAGCCTTCGCGAACGGCCCCGGCACCTCCTCCGCCGACCCGCGTCCGGTGCTCCGCGACGTCACCATCACGGCCGAAGCCGGCGAGGTCGTCGCCATCCTCGGGACGAGCGGCTGCGGCAAGTCGACCCTGCTGCGCATCGCCGCCGGTCTCGACCACCCCACCTCCGGCTCCGTGCTCATCGACGGCACCCCCGTCGCCGGCATCGACCCCCGCATGGCGTTCGGCTTCCAGGAGCCGCGACTCCTCCCCTGGCGCACCATCGCGGCCAACGTCGCCCTCGGACTCCCGAAGCGGACACCCACGGCGGAGGGGCGCGAGCGCGTGGCCGGTCTCCTGGAGCTCGTCGGCCTCGCCGACTTCGCCGAGCACCGTCCCCGCGAGGTGTCCGGCGGCATGGCCCAACGCGCCTCCCTCGCCCGAGCGCTCGCCCGGCGACCCGGCGTCCTCCTCCTCGACGAGCCGTTCGGCGCCCTCGACGCCCTCACCCGGCTGAAGATGCAGGACCTGCTGCTCTCGATCCACCTCGCAGCACCCACCACGATCCTCCTCGTGACGCACGACGTCGACGAGGCCCTCCAGCTCGCCGACCGGGTCATCCTCCTCGGACGTGAGCCGGGGAAACCCGGTTCGACCATCGCGCAGACCGTGACCGTCCCCGGTGGCCGACCACGCGACCGCGGCTCGGCCGAACTCGCCGAACTGCGCGGACGCCTCCTCGACGGGCTCGGCATCGACCGCCACGGCCTGGCCCGCGGCGACCAACGACTGCCGTCCATCCCGCACTTCCCGTACTGACCCGGGCAGCACCCACCCGGCACCACCCATCGCGCACCGATCCACAGCAAGGACCAACGCATGCCCATTCGACGTCGCTTCACCACCTCCCGAGCCGGACGCATCGCGCTCGTCGCCGCCACCGCGACGGCCGCGCTCCTCCTGAGCGGCTGCGTCGCCGGCGAGAACGCCCCGGCAGCCGGCGGCGACAGCACCGCCGGCACCACCGAGGGCGGCACCCTGAACATCGACTTCGCGACCTACAACCCGCTCTCGCTCATCATCAAGGACCAGGGCTGGCTCGAGGATGCGCTCGACGACCAGGACATCACCGTCAACTGGGTGCAGTCGGCCGGTTCGAACAAGGCCAACGAGGCTCTCAGAGCGGACGCGATCGACGTCGGCTCCACGGCTGGTTCGGCGGCGCTCCTGAACCGCGCGAACGGCTCCGCCATCCGGGCGATCGACGTGTTCTCCCAGCCCGAGTGGTCCGCGATCGTCGTCGGCGCCGGCTCCCCCATCACCGACGTCTCCGAGCTCAAGGGCAAGAAGGTCGCCGCCACGAAGGGCACCGACCCGTACTTCTTCCTCCTCCAGGCCCTCGAGGAGGCCGGACTCTCGGCCTCCGACGTCACGATCGAGAACCTTCAGCACGCCGACGGCTGGGCGGCCCTGCAGAACGGCTCCGTCGACGCGTGGGCGGGGCTCGACCCGATCATGGCCGGTGCCGAGGAGGCGGGTGCGAAGCTCATCTACCGCAACGTCGACTTCAACAGCTACGGCATCCTCGCCGCGACGGAGTCCTTCATCGACGAGCGACCCGACGTCGCCCAGACCGTCGTGAACGCCTACGAGCACGCCCGCGAGTGGGCCACGTCGAACCCCGACGAGACGGCGCAGATCCTCGCCGACGCCGCCGGCCTCGACCTCGCGGTCGCGACGAAGGTGATCACGGAGCGCTCCAACCTCGACGTCGACCCGACCCCGGGGAAGGCGCAGGAGCAGGTGCTGTCGATCATCGGGCCGATCTTCGTGGAATCCGGCGACGTCTCCTCGCAGGACAAGGTGGACGACGCCCTGGCGGACCTCTTCGACCCGAGCTTCGTCAAGGACGCCGACCCGTCCGCCATCGGCGCGAAGTAGCCCGTGAGCGACCGACCCGGCCTCGGCACCCCGACCGCAGCGCTCGCGGGCGCCCAGGCCACCCGGTCCGGCCGCGAGGCGCGCGCCGTCCTCGGGTCCCGCAGGATCGTCGTCGTCCTCGGCGGCCTCCTGGTCCCGGTCCTCATCCTCGTGGCCTGGCAGCTCGTCACGGCCTTCGGTCTCGTGCCCGCCTCGCAGCTGCCGGCGCCCGCCGAGGTGTGGGCCGCGGGTGTCGACCTCGCGCAACGCGGTTGGCTGCAACAGGACGTCGCCATCTCGGTGCAGCGGGTCCTCATCGGCTTCCTCATCGGCGCCGTGCTCGGCCTCGTCCTCGGCGCGGTCGTCGGGCTCTCCCGCCTGGGTGACATCCTGCTGTCGACGACGTTCGCCGCGATCCGTGCCGTCCCGTCGCTCGCCTGGGTGCCGCTGCTCATCCTGTGGCTGAAGATCGGCGAGGAGTCGAAGATCACCCTCATCGCGATCGGCGCCTTCTTCCCGGTCTACACGACCGTGTCGGCCGCCCTCCGTCATGTCGACCGGCAGCTGGTCGAGGCCGGCCGCGCGTTCGGGCTGAACGGGGTCGCGCTCTTCCGGACGGTGCAGCTACCGGCGGTGACCCCCTCCGTGGTCTCCGGGCTGCGTCTCGCGCTCGCGCAGTCGTGGCTGTTCCTCGTGGCCGCGGAGCTCATCGCCTCGTCGATGGGCCTCGGCTTCCGGCTGGTCGACTCGCAGAACAACGGCCGCGTCGACCGGATCTTCTTCGTCATCATCGTGCTCGCCCTGCTCGGTGCCCTCACCGACGCCCTGGTGGGTGTGTTCGACCGCTGGATCAAGCGCCGCTGGGGATAACCGACGCCTGCCGCACGTCCGCGGCGCGAATGCCTGAATGTTGCAGCGAAGTCGCTCTCGACGCAAGAAACCACCGCCTGCTCCGCCCGTACGCTCGAAGGGATCGCCTCCCATCCCGTGAGGCGGCATCTTGCACAGCGGTCAGGAGGTTCACCATGTCGAACGTCGCCACCACCAACACGAAGAGCATCGTCGGAGAGCCGGAGGTCGTCGAAGACGGCTCAGCACTCGCCGCGGACCCGGCCTGGGTGGAGCTCAAGACCGCCGCGACCGCCGTGCAGACCGTCCAGGTGAAGGACGGATCCATCCCCGAGGTGGGCGACCACGCCGCGGCCGCAGCGCACGTCGCGACGATCGTCGCGAGCGTCACGACCCTGGCCCCGCGCTTCCCCCACGACGCCGAGTACCTCGAGGCCCTCGTCACCGACCTGGAGCGCTGGGCACGAGACGGGTTCGGCGTCCCGGACTTCCTCGACTCCCTCGTCGCCTTCCACCCGGAGCAGCATCGGGTCGACGGCCTCCGGCATCTCGTCGTGTTCCCGATGGTCACGCAGAACGGCTCCCCGGACCGCCACCTCGAGGCGGTGCTCGTCGAGGTCATCTGGCCGGAGTTCATCGCCGCGCTCGAAGCGGGTGACTACACGAACGCCCTGTTCGTCCCCATCCGGTTCCTCGACTTCACCCCCGGCTACGACACGAACTCCGCGGTCCTGTTCCCCGAGACGGTCGCCATGCGCGCGATCCCCCCGTTCACCTGGGGCGCGATCTTCCAGGACCGCGAGGCGGCGCGCTACCGACGCGTCGTCCGTGCCGCAGCCGGGATCACCAAGCTCGATCTCCCGGCCGACGCCGCCTCCCTCCTCGACGACCAACAGCTGGCCGAGGAGACCTTCGTCATGTGGGACCTCATCCACGACCGCACGCACATGCGCGGCGACCTGCCCTTCGACCCGTTCATGATCAAGCAGCGGATGCCGTTCTTCCTCT is part of the Plantibacter sp. Leaf314 genome and encodes:
- a CDS encoding DedA family protein, which translates into the protein MTTSTAATISLSTASTGGDSALGGVAEWAVGLMETLGGPGAALAIALENLFPPLPSEIILPLAGFAASQGKLGLVEVLVWTTAGSVVGALALYAIGAVLGRDRMRRLVARVPLVHVEDVDRVEAWFQKHGSKAVFFGRMLPIFRSLISIPAGVERMPVLRFALLTLAGSGIWNTIFVLAGFFLGEQWHIVEEYAGILQKVVIAGVVIALGFTIWKGVQRYRRERSAATSSDD
- a CDS encoding exodeoxyribonuclease III; the protein is MRIATWNVNSIRTRVGRVVDWLVREDVDVLAMQELKCKPEQFPMEAFTKAGYQVELHGLSQWNGVGIASRLPMEDVQIGFPDMPGFGKPPASLALDGPGFDADGLPLEARAIGATVDGVRLWSLYVPNGRAVGDPHYDYKLRWLAALEADTRTWLAENPELPLALMGDWNVAPLDSDVGDPSFGPGSTHITAPERAALAAFVDAGLQDTVRPFVPEGYTFWDYKQLRFPRNEGLRIDFIYGSQAFADHVVEASIHRNERKGDSPSDHVPVVVDLDFSLTDEENDDAPMIFG
- a CDS encoding DUF4832 domain-containing protein codes for the protein MNRRLRLLAVLAACGLAVATPLSAAAQAPAPTPADTVVYEPSDAIIANPERGFDHTNNTHYYPEGTAGGPGYTPLDVPTLAAYREEGITELVRVFYLERFVAEPTLDPAWLALVQADFDAAREAGISIIPRFAYLAGGDWPYTPPYGDAPLDIVLGHIEQLTPIFQDNADVISVVQAGFVGLWGEGYYTDHFAADPANPGVLTAEDWAKRRAVVDALLEAVPADRSIQVRTMSMKQNILGVPSGTEGAITEAQAFDGSAIARIGHHNDCFLAAPDDWGTYLSDPLTLDQDYLAQESDWVPVGGETCNVNPPRSEWETASAEMERYNFSYLNWDYLQDVLQSWGQENLDTTAKRLGYRFVMTGSSVAEGTLSLTIRNDGWAAPYNSRPAYLVLSNAERAVQVPFGSDARTWAAGEPVTLQASLADVPAGRYDTALALPATHETIAADSRYAVQTANVGTWDPATGLNSLQRQVTVADGVVMAEPAAGAAPRLPDTGVAAALPAVIGAGVVGLGALALVLTRRRRVMVD
- a CDS encoding amino acid permease gives rise to the protein MTDGTTPRHERAGDRAESRETIGDEMLAVQDFSSEEQGYHKTLKPRQIQMIAIGGAIGTGLFLGAGGRLNSSGPALILVYALCGFFAFLILRALGELVLHRPSSGSFISYAREFYGEKMAFGAGWLYFLNWAMTSIVDVTAAALYIKTFGKLFGWKELEDFPQWVFALGALVIVLALNLVSVKLFGEMEFWFALIKVSALVVFLIVGVCFIVFGGRTDIGAVGFSVIGDNGGLFPVGAFAPMIAISGVVFAYAAIELVGTAAGETAEPKKIMPKAVNTVIFRIAIFYVGSVLLLSLLLPYTAYQAGESPFVTFFSHIGSEQAGAISASVMNFVVLTAALSSLNAGLYSTGRILRSMAVNGSAPAFTGKMSKNGVPFGGILLTAALTLLGVLLNALYPSKAFEIVLEISAIGIIGGWATIILCQIQLQRWAKQGKVERPSFRLFGAPFTSYLTLAFLAFVLVTMGFSETGRWVLASLIILIPMLIVGWFAAKPRILAAAKAREGHTGTWPVVAERPAIDANKRKRGGAPRS
- a CDS encoding AEC family transporter gives rise to the protein MGGVLTGFAIIGTVILVGYLAGRFGVGGPTTGHVLNRVAFFVTNPALLFTVLVSADLREVFSSFIWVALASALVAAGLFLLLNAVWLRKDLSVATIGALGSGYVNANNIGIPVAVYVLGEAGYVAPVILLQLLVFAPIALTILDVRQRGSVSFRGIVTQPFRNPMIIASIIGVVLNLFGVRLPEPVLAPFELVGGAAVPLILMAFGMSLHGMRPLQAGSGRREIFVATAIKAVVMPGFAYLIAHFGFGLSGTPLFASVVLAALPAAQNVYNFASRYEQGVALARDTVLLTTILSVPVLVVVAALLA